The following coding sequences lie in one Arachis ipaensis cultivar K30076 chromosome B05, Araip1.1, whole genome shotgun sequence genomic window:
- the LOC107644271 gene encoding LEAF RUST 10 DISEASE-RESISTANCE LOCUS RECEPTOR-LIKE PROTEIN KINASE-like 1.2 isoform X6: MFFSAPHPNLRQQMILQISIHYNGLQLYIIITIIFLFSLATTVVSVNPKFVACTPRSCGNGLNIKYPFWIPYEQDSFCGYPHFEITCKNKNPILKASNYDLLVKDINYTNSSFTAANLAAYEEKCPAPMNNYSFDKLPFTYSSENNNFSFFYNCTTKPIDYPIYEVDCAKNATHYSFAVFHKEALERKNYSMNECQFVINVPLNMNAAVNFSSLLQMNYTEILKMGFLLNWTAPDCQYCEKSGGRCGFDGYQFLCFCKDKSYLKSCGDGKRRKWILVVIVAAAVVGLFALAMALLFYKRRKKTSYGMSYTQPRSLSSDPSSWKDTEKGSQYFGAHLFTYTELEEATNFFDPSRELGDGGFGTVYYGQLPDGRCIAVKRLYENNYRRVEQFMNEIEILTRLRHKNLVSLFGCTSRHSRELLLVYEYIANGTVADHLHGNRAKAGTLPWHIRMNIAMETATALAYLHDSEIIHRDVKTNNILLDSNFVVKVADFGLSRLFPNNVTHVSTVPQGTPGYVDPEYHECYQLTVKSDVYSFGVVLVELISSLPAVDITRHRHEINLSTMAINKIQNQALHELVDKNLGFDSDLKVRKMINAVAELAFQCLQSSKDMRPSMQEVVDTLKDIQSDGEYKGQSHAEVMDISSTADDAVLLKDDPPPPSPASTVGSKSTTPNASG, from the exons ATGTTCTTCTCTGCTCCCCATCCAAATCTCAGGCAACAAATGATCCTTCAAATCTCCATCCATTACAATGGACTTCAACTATACATTATAATCACCATTATCTTCTTGTTCTCCCTGGCTACCACTGTGGTATCTGTTAATCCAAAATTTGTGGCCTGCACACCTAGAAGCTGTGGAAATGGTCTAAACATTAAGTATCCATTCTGGATCCCTTACGAACAGGATTCATTTTGCGGCTATCCTCACTTTGAGATCACCTGCAAGAACAAGAATCCAATTCTCAAAGCATCCAATTATGACTTGCTAGTGAAAGATATCAATTATACCAACTCTTCATTTACTGCTGCTAACCTTGCTGCCTATGAGGAAAAGTGTCCTGCTCCCATGAACAATTACAGTTTTGATAAGTTACCATTTACTTATAGTTCTGAGAACAAtaatttctctttcttctatAACTGTACCACGAAACCAATAGATTACCCTATATATGAAGTAGATTGTGCTAAAAATGCTACTCATTATTCATTTGCGGTTTTTCATAAGGAGGCACTGGAGCGCAAAAACTACTCCATGAATGAGTGTCAGTTTGTGATTAATGTGCCACTGAACATGAATGCTGCTGTTAATTTCAGTAGCTTATTGCAAATGAATTATACTGAAATTTTGAAGATGGGATTTCTTTTAAACTGGACTGCACCTGATTGCCAATACTGTGAGAAAAGTGGTGGACGGTGTGGATTTGATGGTTATCAGTTTCTCTGTTTCTGCAAGGATAAGTCATACCTGAAAAGTTGTGGTGATG GAAAGCGCCGGAAATGGATACTCGTTGTTATAG TTGCTGCTGCTGTGGTTGGATTGTTTGCCCTTGCCATGGCCCTTCTTTTCTATAAAAGGCGAAAGAAGACCAGTTATGGAATGTCTTATACACAGCCGCGGAGCTTGTCTTCTGATCCATCATCTTGGAAAGATACTGAGAAGGGAAGTCAATACTTTGGAGCGCACCTCTTTACCTATACTGAACTTGAAGAGGCTACTAACTTCTTTGACCCATCCAGAGAACTAGGAGATGGAGGTTTCGGGACAGTGTATTATG GACAACTACCAGATGGACGTTGCATCGCAGTGAAGCGGTTGTATGAGAACAATTACAGGAGAGTAGAACAATTCATGAATGAAATTGAGATCCTAACTCGCCTACGCCACAAAAACCTTGTCTCACTATTTGGATGCACTTCTCGCCACAGCCGTGAACTTCTGCTTGTGTATGAGTACATTGCAAATGGAACTGTTGCTGATCATCTTCATGGAAACCGAGCCAAAGCTGGTACACTGCCCTGGCATATTAGGATGAACATTGCCATGGAGACTGCAACTGCCTTGGCATATCTTCATGATTCTGAAATCATCCATAGAGATGTCAAAACCAATAATATTCTTCTTGACAGCAACTTTGTTGTGAAAGTCGCAGATTTTGGACTTTCGCGCCTTTTTCCAAACAATGTCACCCATGTTTCAACCGTTCCTCAAGGGACACCTGGTTATGTGGATCCAGAGTACCATGAATGCTACCAGCTTACTGTCAAAAGTGATGTTTATAGCTTTGGAGTTGTGTTGGTTGAGCTGATATCATCCTTGCCGGCTGTTGATATCACAAGGCATCGGCACGAAATCAATTTGTCCACCATGGCCATTAACAAGATTCAGAATCAGGCACTGCATGAGCTAGTGGACAAAAATCTTGGGTTTGATTCAGATTTGAAGGTAAGGAAGATGATAAATGCAGTAGCCGAGTTAGCATTTCAGTGCTTGCAGAGTTCCAAAGATATGAGACCTTCAATGCAAGAAGTAGTGGATACTCTCAAGGATATACAGAGTGATGGCGAGTACAAAGGCCAAAGCCATGCTGAAGTCATGGATATCTCATCAACTGCAGATGATGCTGTATTGCTGAAGGATGATCCGCCTCCACCGTCGCCGGCTTCAACTGTAGGGAGCAAATCTACAACACCAAATGCTAGTGGATAA